The Bacteroidales bacterium genome includes a region encoding these proteins:
- a CDS encoding purine-nucleoside phosphorylase, whose protein sequence is MLKKIKETANFLKSKIEAQPEIMIILGSGLGGLGNKLENQTEIYYPDIPNFPVSTVEGHSGKLIFGKLGGKNVVAMQGRFHFYEGYNMKEVTFPVRVMKFLGATKLIVSNAAGGMNPKYKQGDLMIINDHINNFPEHPLHGKNFKELGTRFPDMSNVYNKGYIKIAENLAKNIDITVHQGIYIGSSGPTLETPAEYRLFRIFGADATGMSTVPEVIVAHHQGMKIFGMSVITNVSETDDPNDETTHEEVQDIAGSVEPKLTAIIEGLIKRM, encoded by the coding sequence ATGCTAAAAAAGATTAAAGAAACGGCAAATTTTTTAAAATCAAAAATTGAAGCACAACCCGAGATTATGATTATTCTGGGAAGCGGATTAGGAGGTTTGGGGAATAAACTTGAAAATCAAACGGAAATATATTATCCTGATATTCCGAACTTTCCGGTATCAACTGTTGAAGGTCATTCGGGAAAATTGATCTTCGGTAAGTTAGGGGGCAAAAATGTAGTGGCCATGCAAGGCAGGTTTCATTTCTATGAAGGATATAATATGAAAGAAGTTACATTTCCTGTTCGTGTAATGAAATTTCTTGGTGCAACTAAATTAATTGTTTCAAATGCAGCCGGCGGAATGAATCCGAAATACAAGCAAGGAGATTTAATGATAATAAATGATCATATAAATAACTTTCCTGAGCATCCTTTACACGGAAAGAACTTTAAAGAACTCGGAACACGTTTTCCTGACATGAGTAATGTTTACAATAAAGGATATATCAAAATTGCAGAAAATCTTGCAAAAAATATTGATATTACTGTTCATCAAGGAATTTATATCGGAAGTTCGGGGCCAACTTTGGAAACTCCGGCAGAATATCGCTTATTCAGGATATTCGGTGCAGATGCAACCGGCATGTCAACAGTGCCGGAAGTTATAGTTGCACACCATCAAGGGATGAAGATATTCGGTATGTCAGTAATTACAAATGTCAGTGAAACTGATGACCCGAATGACGAAACAACACATGAAGAAGTTCAAGATATTGCCGGATCAGTTGAACCAAAATTGACTGCAATTATTGAGGGATTGATTAAAAGAATGTAA
- a CDS encoding glutamine synthetase family protein: MRELEVLMNPNKLVQHLKKPAKEFTRYDIIKFIDDNNIEMLNFRYVAEDGKLKTLNFVITGKNYLESILATGERVDGSSLFSHIEAGSSDLYVIPRFSTAFVNPFTERPTLDILCSFYTKDGKPLESAPEYIIKKAHKVFRDETGYSFKVMGELEYYIISEKDDLYPAKDQKGYHSSPPFTNQECLRTEAMQLIAQCGGKIKYGHSEVGNFISGEMMYEQHEIEFIPVDPENAVEQLIVAKWILRMLGNKYGVLISFAPKITVGKAGSGMHIHFQIDKDDENIMADDVGITDTAKKVIAGILDKAQSLTAFGNTIPLSYLRLVPHQEAPTMVCWGDSNRSVLVRVPLGWIAKTSMIKDANPQERGEVPYVEGKQTAELRVPDGSADLYHLIAGMILAAKEGIQNSVSLKSAEQLYVNVNIFDKEHKNILDSLVALPTSCSQSADYLEKDRAFYEKNNIFPKGTIDTFIKKLKSYNDKDMSERLYGKKDEIKKLVDKYIHCM; this comes from the coding sequence ATGAGAGAACTGGAAGTATTAATGAATCCGAATAAATTGGTTCAGCATTTAAAAAAGCCTGCAAAAGAGTTTACAAGATATGATATTATTAAGTTTATTGACGATAATAATATTGAGATGTTAAATTTCAGATATGTCGCTGAAGATGGAAAATTAAAAACATTAAATTTTGTTATTACAGGAAAGAATTATCTTGAATCAATACTTGCAACCGGCGAGAGAGTTGACGGCTCCAGTTTATTCTCTCATATAGAAGCAGGTTCCAGTGATCTTTATGTAATACCGAGATTCAGTACGGCATTTGTTAATCCTTTTACGGAAAGGCCTACATTGGATATCTTGTGTTCCTTTTATACAAAAGACGGAAAACCCTTGGAGAGTGCTCCTGAATATATAATTAAAAAAGCTCATAAAGTATTTCGGGATGAAACCGGTTATTCTTTTAAAGTGATGGGAGAGTTAGAGTATTATATTATAAGTGAAAAAGATGATCTGTACCCTGCAAAAGACCAAAAAGGATATCATTCTTCACCTCCGTTTACAAATCAGGAGTGTTTAAGAACCGAGGCAATGCAATTAATTGCTCAATGCGGAGGTAAAATTAAATACGGGCATTCCGAAGTAGGAAACTTCATAAGCGGAGAAATGATGTACGAACAACATGAAATTGAATTTATACCTGTAGATCCTGAAAATGCCGTTGAGCAATTGATTGTTGCTAAATGGATTCTTCGTATGTTGGGTAATAAATACGGAGTTTTAATAAGTTTCGCTCCGAAAATTACTGTTGGCAAAGCAGGAAGCGGTATGCATATTCATTTTCAAATTGATAAAGATGATGAAAATATAATGGCAGATGATGTAGGAATAACAGATACAGCAAAAAAAGTCATAGCCGGTATTCTTGATAAAGCACAGTCATTAACTGCTTTTGGGAATACCATCCCTCTTTCATATTTAAGATTAGTTCCGCATCAAGAAGCACCAACAATGGTTTGCTGGGGCGATAGTAATCGTTCAGTATTGGTACGAGTTCCCTTAGGATGGATCGCTAAAACAAGTATGATCAAAGATGCAAATCCTCAAGAAAGAGGTGAAGTACCGTATGTTGAAGGTAAACAAACTGCTGAATTGAGAGTACCGGACGGTTCAGCAGATTTATATCATTTGATTGCAGGAATGATATTAGCGGCAAAAGAAGGAATTCAAAACTCGGTTTCACTTAAAAGTGCTGAACAACTCTATGTTAATGTTAACATCTTTGATAAAGAGCATAAAAATATTTTAGATTCTTTGGTTGCTTTACCGACATCTTGTTCTCAATCTGCTGATTATCTTGAAAAAGACAGAGCATTTTACGAAAAAAATAATATATTCCCGAAAGGAACGATTGATACCTTCATTAAAAAACTGAAAAGTTACAACGATAAAGATATGAGTGAACGTTTATACGGAAAAAAAGATGAGATTAAGAAGCTGGTTGATAAATATATACATTGTATGTAA
- a CDS encoding T9SS type A sorting domain-containing protein produces the protein MKRNVLLIFGLLFIFSSSVFAQVDNTSKVSTNTVYQTKTVKASKDVLLSEDFSSWLPTGWTNESGASSTASGDELWHDGGGMAQILYVAGNMSDEYLFTPVITVPAGTATLTWDWMGSYYWMVDPYDGADLMVKISTDGGSTWSSHLWIEDDETMVTNSGVVWPWVNFTYYTSTIDISAYAGQDINIAFHYLGNDGAQTEVDNVVVEGESVGTYTVTFTVDDGTDPLQDVLIDIDGETYTATTDVNGVATFDLEASTYSFTVTLTGYTYTGTTTFEVVDQDIDIAVTMDEGSYVNDIATGISIYPNPSNGVFNVNVENNFNLEVFDITGKVINTQVLTGNSTVEINTAGVYFFRFSNENGSVTQRVIVQ, from the coding sequence ATGAAAAGAAATGTACTATTGATTTTTGGTTTATTGTTTATTTTTAGCAGTAGTGTTTTTGCACAAGTTGATAATACTTCTAAAGTAAGTACAAATACAGTTTACCAAACAAAAACAGTAAAAGCATCTAAAGATGTTCTATTATCGGAAGATTTTTCTTCTTGGCTTCCTACAGGTTGGACAAATGAATCAGGTGCTTCAAGTACTGCTTCAGGAGATGAATTATGGCATGATGGAGGCGGAATGGCTCAGATTTTATATGTTGCAGGGAATATGTCTGATGAGTATTTATTTACTCCCGTAATTACAGTACCTGCCGGAACAGCAACTCTAACTTGGGATTGGATGGGAAGTTATTATTGGATGGTCGATCCCTATGATGGTGCAGATTTGATGGTTAAAATATCTACTGACGGAGGATCTACTTGGTCATCACATTTGTGGATAGAAGATGACGAAACTATGGTTACTAATTCCGGTGTTGTATGGCCATGGGTAAATTTTACTTATTATACTTCAACAATTGATATTTCTGCTTATGCCGGACAAGATATTAATATTGCATTTCATTATTTGGGTAATGACGGAGCTCAAACAGAAGTTGACAATGTAGTAGTTGAAGGTGAAAGTGTTGGCACTTACACAGTAACTTTCACCGTAGATGACGGAACTGACCCTCTTCAAGATGTTTTAATTGATATTGACGGCGAAACTTATACAGCAACAACTGATGTAAACGGAGTTGCAACTTTTGATCTTGAAGCAAGTACTTATTCTTTTACTGTAACATTAACTGGTTATACATACACCGGAACAACAACATTTGAGGTTGTTGATCAAGATATAGATATTGCTGTTACTATGGATGAAGGAAGTTATGTGAATGATATAGCAACAGGAATAAGTATTTATCCTAATCCTTCAAACGGTGTATTCAATGTAAATGTTGAAAACAACTTTAATCTTGAAGTATTTGATATTACAGGAAAAGTAATAAATACTCAAGTTCTTACAGGAAATTCAACTGTTGAGATTAATACCGCAGGTGTTTATTTTTTCAGATTTTCAAATGAAAACGGTTCAGTAACTCAAAGAGTAATTGTTCAATAA
- a CDS encoding T9SS type A sorting domain-containing protein: MKRNLFTFIILLFAVFSINAQIVEDFEGATFLPDDWSETGISMTYYHSVASDWWTINNQSAGIFQSVGDPEEMLITPLFTYNGTMSEFSYLASGPNGDFGYGSTTVQLKYATDITGPWTDIGASILLDYGVTAQLIDVDISALANGDYYFAFATTSTFDYPGYNSAFALDDVSIVAGATTYTVTFTVDDDATATLLEGALIDIAGGTYTETTDVDGEAAFDLEEGTYTFAVTIDGYDDYNGTYTVTTDAGQTVAVHMTETISVKEVKAAGISIYPNPSNGVFNVNVESNFNLEVLDITGKVVNTQILTGNSTIEINTPGVYFLRFSNEEGSVTQRVIVQ, encoded by the coding sequence ATGAAAAGAAATTTATTTACATTTATTATTTTGTTATTTGCTGTATTTTCAATTAATGCACAAATAGTTGAAGATTTTGAAGGTGCTACGTTTTTACCTGATGATTGGAGTGAAACCGGTATTTCTATGACATACTATCATAGTGTAGCAAGTGATTGGTGGACAATAAACAACCAATCTGCAGGAATTTTTCAAAGTGTTGGAGATCCCGAAGAAATGTTAATTACTCCACTCTTTACTTATAACGGTACGATGTCTGAATTTTCATATCTGGCTTCCGGTCCTAATGGTGATTTCGGATACGGGTCAACAACTGTACAATTAAAATATGCAACAGATATTACAGGGCCTTGGACTGATATCGGTGCTTCTATTCTTTTAGATTATGGTGTAACTGCCCAATTAATTGATGTTGATATTAGTGCACTTGCAAACGGAGATTATTATTTTGCTTTTGCAACAACAAGTACTTTTGATTATCCCGGTTATAACAGTGCTTTTGCACTTGACGATGTTTCAATTGTAGCTGGTGCAACAACTTACACAGTAACTTTCACCGTAGATGACGATGCTACAGCAACTTTACTTGAAGGAGCTCTTATTGATATTGCCGGAGGAACTTATACAGAGACAACCGATGTAGACGGTGAAGCAGCTTTTGACTTAGAAGAAGGTACTTATACTTTTGCAGTAACAATTGACGGTTATGATGATTATAACGGTACATATACTGTTACTACTGATGCAGGTCAGACTGTAGCAGTTCATATGACTGAAACAATTTCTGTAAAAGAAGTAAAAGCAGCAGGAATCAGCATTTATCCTAATCCTTCAAACGGAGTATTTAATGTAAATGTTGAAAGCAATTTCAATCTTGAAGTATTAGATATTACAGGAAAAGTAGTAAATACTCAAATTCTCACAGGAAATTCAACTATAGAAATCAATACTCCCGGAGTATATTTCTTAAGATTTTCAAATGAAGAAGGTTCAGTTACTCAAAGAGTAATTGTTCAATAA
- a CDS encoding T9SS type A sorting domain-containing protein, producing MKRKFLSLLLIMVFFAFTANAQDFCMEKTTTGKTSEVCTWKGGNDLYRGINGVKAEFLNESFDTEIPATWLVTNTGTHTISWEWNDGTNGMGSGGNAFINSDGAGGGVTVAGILTSPTVDCSGATDLYLGYLVNHQDYAGDGVLNIEVFDGTDWQLVNTITDDYGVFGGIGIYDELNVTAYANANFAVRFDWTDEGAWAWHCIIDEVVVYSPAANDLAVINITPDFVFAGDTYNPTVTVRNAGTYTQTTYDVTLYSTPGTYSETVNVITPIASGADYEVVFPEWTEVPEGTYTMTAIVILAGDEEPANNEMSIDLSSVEFGNYDETIIYAYDVSDWTGSGFEDHIVGVNPADGVMSDIGASGLAGDLYCGDFIDGILVGIADNVAYGFTNTGVAYELATITGLSGASGLAWDVAGDEIYVSTTTALYTVDDDANAAEIGTYTSTSLMIGIAADIDGNLYGVDLNDNLYLIDKATGAETVIGPLGIDINYAQDIGYDRTNGILYGTFYLGGGTGGLYTVDVTTGAATQIGTDFGDELSLCAIYYEESTYTVTFNVDMNSLTTFDPATQEVYVSGGNAVEELGGIGAYERWATPGSNADFLMTDVDVDGIYTLVLSGVLAGDYEYKYFWIETGTPSWDNGYPDANATFSVVDADVVLNDLWPVGIEDLTAKGISIYPNPSNGVFNVNVESNFNLEVLDITGKIVNTQVLTGNSTIEINTPGVYFLRFSNENGSITQRVIVQ from the coding sequence ATGAAAAGAAAATTTTTATCTTTATTACTAATTATGGTGTTTTTCGCTTTTACGGCAAATGCACAGGATTTTTGTATGGAAAAAACTACGACCGGCAAAACATCGGAAGTGTGCACATGGAAAGGCGGTAACGATTTATACCGGGGAATAAATGGTGTTAAAGCAGAATTCCTTAATGAATCTTTCGACACTGAAATTCCGGCAACTTGGTTGGTAACGAATACTGGTACACATACAATTTCATGGGAATGGAATGATGGTACAAACGGAATGGGATCAGGAGGTAATGCTTTTATTAATAGTGACGGAGCCGGTGGTGGTGTAACAGTAGCAGGTATTCTTACATCTCCTACAGTAGATTGTAGCGGAGCTACAGATTTGTATCTTGGTTATTTGGTTAATCATCAGGATTATGCAGGCGATGGAGTACTTAACATTGAAGTATTTGATGGAACTGATTGGCAACTGGTTAATACCATTACTGACGACTATGGAGTATTTGGTGGAATTGGTATTTACGATGAATTAAATGTTACTGCTTATGCAAATGCCAATTTTGCAGTTCGTTTCGATTGGACTGATGAAGGCGCTTGGGCTTGGCATTGTATCATTGATGAAGTTGTTGTATATTCTCCTGCTGCAAACGACCTTGCTGTTATAAATATTACTCCCGACTTTGTTTTTGCAGGAGATACTTATAATCCAACTGTTACTGTTAGAAACGCTGGAACATATACCCAAACTACCTATGATGTTACACTTTATTCTACTCCCGGAACTTATAGTGAAACTGTTAATGTAATAACTCCAATTGCATCCGGAGCTGATTACGAGGTTGTTTTCCCTGAATGGACCGAAGTGCCGGAAGGAACATACACAATGACAGCCATTGTTATTCTTGCCGGAGATGAAGAACCTGCCAATAATGAAATGTCTATTGATTTATCTTCTGTAGAATTCGGTAATTATGACGAAACTATTATTTATGCCTATGATGTTTCTGACTGGACAGGTTCAGGATTTGAAGATCATATCGTTGGTGTTAATCCGGCAGATGGAGTTATGTCTGATATAGGAGCATCCGGACTTGCAGGAGATTTGTATTGTGGTGATTTTATAGATGGTATACTTGTTGGTATAGCTGATAACGTTGCTTATGGTTTTACTAATACAGGTGTTGCTTATGAGCTTGCAACAATTACCGGTTTATCCGGAGCTTCCGGTCTTGCATGGGATGTTGCCGGAGATGAAATTTATGTCTCTACAACAACTGCCTTATATACAGTTGATGATGACGCTAATGCAGCAGAAATTGGAACATATACATCAACTTCACTTATGATAGGAATTGCCGCTGACATTGACGGCAATTTATATGGTGTTGACCTTAACGACAATTTATACTTAATTGATAAAGCTACAGGAGCAGAAACAGTCATTGGTCCGCTTGGTATTGATATAAATTATGCACAAGATATTGGTTACGACAGAACTAATGGAATACTTTACGGAACTTTCTATCTTGGTGGTGGAACCGGTGGTCTTTATACTGTTGATGTTACAACCGGTGCAGCAACTCAAATAGGTACTGATTTCGGAGATGAACTTAGTTTATGTGCAATATATTACGAAGAGTCAACTTACACAGTAACTTTCAATGTTGATATGAACTCATTAACTACTTTTGATCCTGCAACACAAGAAGTTTATGTTTCTGGTGGTAATGCAGTTGAAGAATTAGGAGGTATCGGAGCTTATGAAAGATGGGCAACACCCGGTTCAAATGCAGATTTCCTTATGACTGATGTTGATGTTGACGGCATTTATACATTAGTATTATCAGGTGTATTAGCCGGCGATTATGAATACAAATACTTCTGGATTGAAACCGGTACTCCTTCTTGGGATAATGGTTATCCTGATGCAAATGCAACATTCTCTGTTGTTGATGCTGATGTTGTTCTTAACGATCTTTGGCCTGTTGGTATAGAAGACCTTACAGCTAAAGGAATCAGCATTTATCCTAATCCTTCAAACGGTGTATTTAATGTAAATGTTGAAAGCAATTTCAATCTTGAAGTATTAGATATTACAGGAAAAATAGTAAACACTCAAGTTCTTACAGGAAATTCAACTATAGAAATTAATACTCCCGGAGTATATTTCTTAAGATTTTCAAATGAGAACGGTTCAATAACTCAAAGAGTAATTGTTCAATAA
- a CDS encoding IS1380 family transposase — translation MSYKNTVFQRQNKEFKVNFTSDEISSDTSLVLLEKIERKHNIIRDISSHIPDYRNPFFVVHSYEKMLKQRVFLLMQGYEDANDASYLKNDPVLQTILDGDIVSQPTISRFENHLDKHTIFNILYAWIDRYVASLKGREKVIIDIDATDDPTYGKQQLSMFNGYYGQFMYNELFFHDGETGQIILPVLRPGNSHSNKWYVSILKRIVLKIREKHPTVKIIIRADSGFSNAPFYKLADDCNLFYAVGLSTNEILKRRVKKAENAVKFLFVQHGKKHQHFISFKYKAGTWHKQQQCYSKIESTGKGMNIRHFVSNMNEQEAREIYFGFYVKRGEASENRIKEVKNMCFSDRLSNHNFWANFTRLLISSIAYEMFLILKGMIKKTKFTKAYKWQIDNIRLYLLKVGGTIKKTVKRIFFQFSKSFVHKKLFEQLVFQ, via the coding sequence ATGAGTTATAAAAATACAGTATTTCAGCGACAAAACAAAGAATTCAAAGTAAATTTTACATCAGATGAAATAAGTTCAGACACTTCCCTTGTTCTATTAGAAAAAATTGAACGTAAACATAATATAATCAGAGACATAAGTTCGCATATTCCTGATTACAGAAATCCTTTTTTTGTAGTTCACAGTTATGAAAAGATGTTAAAACAAAGAGTTTTTTTGTTAATGCAAGGCTATGAAGATGCAAATGATGCCTCATATTTGAAAAATGATCCTGTTTTACAGACAATATTAGACGGAGATATTGTATCACAACCAACAATTTCAAGATTTGAAAATCATTTGGACAAACACACAATTTTCAATATTTTATATGCATGGATTGATAGATATGTTGCAAGTTTAAAAGGTAGAGAAAAAGTAATAATAGACATTGATGCAACTGATGACCCAACTTACGGAAAACAACAATTAAGTATGTTTAACGGATATTACGGGCAGTTCATGTATAATGAACTATTTTTTCATGACGGTGAAACAGGTCAAATTATTTTGCCTGTGTTACGTCCGGGTAACAGCCATTCAAATAAATGGTATGTATCTATATTAAAGCGTATTGTATTAAAAATAAGAGAAAAACATCCAACTGTTAAAATAATAATAAGAGCTGACAGCGGTTTTAGTAATGCCCCTTTTTACAAGTTGGCAGATGATTGCAATTTGTTTTATGCAGTAGGTTTATCAACAAACGAGATTTTAAAAAGAAGAGTAAAAAAAGCAGAAAATGCAGTAAAGTTTTTATTTGTTCAACACGGAAAAAAACATCAGCATTTTATATCTTTCAAATATAAAGCAGGTACATGGCACAAGCAGCAACAATGTTATTCTAAAATAGAGAGTACAGGTAAAGGGATGAATATTCGTCATTTTGTGAGCAACATGAATGAACAAGAAGCAAGAGAAATATATTTTGGTTTTTATGTGAAACGAGGAGAAGCAAGTGAAAACAGAATAAAGGAAGTAAAAAATATGTGCTTTTCCGACAGGCTTTCTAATCATAATTTTTGGGCAAATTTTACAAGATTGTTGATTAGTAGTATCGCTTATGAAATGTTCCTTATATTGAAAGGTATGATAAAGAAAACAAAATTTACAAAAGCATATAAGTGGCAAATAGATAATATTAGGCTCTACCTGTTAAAAGTTGGGGGAACAATAAAAAAAACCGTCAAAAGAATATTTTTTCAATTTTCTAAATCATTTGTACATAAAAAATTGTTTGAGCAACTCGTGTTTCAGTAA
- a CDS encoding T9SS type A sorting domain-containing protein produces the protein MKRKFLSLLLAMVFFAFAANAQDFGKAPVIKKSNQTHVTDFAKDFDILKADQEAYTGNTGAGTYNSIVLADGTTTQTGTIGTTPFPMAEEFAEDGNVYRVDSDLGFGTVNPDDGTFTSLGTLTGISGTPTGLAWDWTSSTMYVVVLDGGNLPHLCTLDIGALVLTEIGVGTGMLIAMDFADDGYLYGPALDDENLYQIDPATGATTVIGSTGLGLNYGQDVSFDPVDNLLYTINCGDQYTYGTYNIATGAFTQIADMGSDQYAVFVVCKFAADPSAPAAVTNYIATPDAGGALTVDLSWTNPTEDVAGNALGELTIVEVYIDDAEYATYTVTSPVIGGDVVLNDASVASGGMHSFKVVGSNSFGMGIPTVLSVWVGEDVPVAPENIVLTATDMQADVSWDAPTEGVHGGYFSGTGLTYDVVRYPGAILVSDDQSGLTFSETLTEAGNYFYEVTASNAAGEGETGTSNVQLFGDFLLFEDFEAGATGWTQDGTGTWTFQAGGAYGNPAAAYEGDYNAVHLHSTTGNSTKLISPEVGISSTNNYELKFWMAQVNWVGDQDQLKVYYKDGAAGSWVEIADYPNEVATWTEETLTFTSVENPYIAFEGIDGYGYGNCVDFVTIVEGPETPTYTITFTVTDNNGGAAIEGVLIDIESGTYTGTTNASGVVTFDLEDNTYNFAATYTNYTYTGTTTFTVSGTDLDVAVGMDEDVSVNDIYAGINIYPNPSNGIFNVNVQSTFNLEVLDITGKVINTRVLTGNSTVEINTTGVYFFRFSNETGSITQRVIVQ, from the coding sequence ATGAAAAGAAAATTTTTATCTTTATTATTAGCTATGGTGTTTTTTGCTTTTGCAGCAAATGCACAAGATTTTGGAAAAGCTCCGGTAATTAAAAAATCTAATCAAACGCATGTTACTGATTTTGCGAAAGATTTTGATATATTAAAAGCTGATCAAGAGGCTTATACCGGAAATACCGGTGCCGGAACATATAATAGTATTGTTCTGGCTGATGGTACAACTACTCAAACAGGAACAATAGGAACTACTCCTTTCCCGATGGCTGAAGAATTTGCAGAAGACGGAAATGTTTACAGAGTTGATAGCGATTTGGGGTTTGGGACAGTAAATCCTGATGACGGTACATTCACTTCTCTTGGTACTTTAACCGGAATTTCAGGAACTCCGACAGGACTTGCTTGGGACTGGACAAGCAGTACTATGTATGTTGTAGTATTAGACGGTGGAAATCTTCCTCACTTATGTACTCTTGACATAGGAGCACTTGTTCTTACTGAAATTGGTGTCGGAACAGGAATGCTCATTGCAATGGACTTTGCAGATGATGGATACCTTTACGGACCTGCCCTTGATGATGAAAATTTATATCAAATAGACCCTGCTACAGGTGCGACAACTGTTATCGGTTCTACAGGATTAGGACTTAACTATGGGCAAGATGTGTCTTTTGATCCTGTAGATAACTTACTATATACGATTAATTGTGGTGACCAATATACTTATGGAACATATAATATTGCTACAGGAGCATTTACTCAAATAGCTGATATGGGATCCGACCAATATGCTGTTTTTGTTGTTTGTAAATTTGCAGCTGACCCCTCAGCCCCTGCAGCTGTAACAAATTATATTGCCACACCTGATGCAGGCGGTGCTTTAACTGTTGATTTATCTTGGACTAATCCTACAGAAGATGTTGCCGGAAATGCTCTCGGTGAATTAACTATTGTAGAAGTTTATATTGATGATGCTGAATATGCAACTTATACTGTAACTTCTCCGGTCATTGGAGGTGATGTGGTCTTAAATGATGCAAGTGTAGCATCCGGAGGAATGCATAGTTTTAAAGTTGTTGGGTCTAATTCTTTTGGTATGGGTATTCCTACAGTATTGTCAGTTTGGGTTGGTGAGGATGTTCCTGTAGCTCCGGAAAATATCGTTCTTACTGCAACTGATATGCAAGCTGATGTATCTTGGGACGCTCCGACTGAAGGAGTACATGGCGGATATTTCTCCGGTACAGGACTTACCTACGATGTAGTAAGATACCCCGGTGCAATTCTTGTATCTGATGATCAATCAGGTTTAACCTTTTCAGAAACTTTAACAGAAGCAGGAAATTATTTTTATGAAGTAACTGCAAGTAATGCAGCAGGTGAAGGCGAAACAGGAACATCAAATGTTCAGTTATTCGGAGATTTCTTATTGTTTGAAGATTTTGAAGCAGGTGCAACAGGATGGACTCAAGATGGTACAGGTACTTGGACATTCCAAGCAGGAGGTGCATATGGAAATCCTGCAGCTGCTTATGAAGGTGATTATAATGCAGTACATCTACATTCGACTACAGGAAATTCAACAAAATTAATTTCTCCTGAAGTGGGAATTTCCTCAACAAATAATTATGAACTTAAATTTTGGATGGCACAAGTGAATTGGGTCGGCGATCAAGATCAACTCAAAGTCTATTATAAAGATGGTGCAGCCGGATCTTGGGTAGAAATAGCAGATTACCCGAATGAAGTAGCAACTTGGACTGAAGAAACCCTTACTTTTACATCTGTTGAAAATCCTTATATTGCTTTTGAAGGTATAGACGGATACGGATACGGGAACTGTGTTGATTTTGTTACAATTGTTGAAGGTCCCGAAACACCAACATACACAATTACTTTTACAGTAACAGATAATAATGGCGGTGCTGCAATTGAAGGAGTTTTGATTGATATTGAAAGTGGAACTTACACCGGAACAACAAATGCAAGTGGTGTAGTAACTTTTGATTTAGAAGACAACACTTATAATTTTGCAGCAACATATACAAATTATACATACACAGGAACTACAACTTTTACTGTTTCAGGAACTGATTTAGATGTTGCAGTTGGTATGGATGAAGATGTATCTGTAAATGATATATATGCAGGAATCAATATTTATCCTAACCCCTCAAACGGAATATTCAATGTAAATGTTCAAAGTACTTTTAATCTTGAAGTATTAGATATAACAGGAAAAGTTATTAACACAAGAGTTCTTACAGGAAATTCAACTGTTGAGATTAATACCACAGGTGTTTATTTCTTCAGATTTTCAAATGAGACCGGTTCAATAACTCAAAGAGTAATTGTTCAATAA